The stretch of DNA TAAAGACCTACACCAATAATACAGATCATCGCAGGAACGCCCCAGATAAAATTGTTTACAGCAGCATTCACTGATTCAATAACAGATAACATTCTATAATCCTTCCCTTATTTAATTTTGTCTTTTTGGATTGTACGTTTGTCTGTACAAAAAGACGATTCGTTAGATTATATCACATTTTTTGTCGAATGTATAAGAGAAAAGCTTTATAATTTTACTATGATAAAGAAAGAAAGTGAATAAAAGCTGCCAATCCTGTTGTTAAATATGTGATATACCTGTAGTAAAAATACTTATCTGTGATCAATATCATTTTCCGTATCGTCCAGGAATGTAAATATATATCCCCAGTATTTCTCCAGGATCTTACCTCTGCTTCCATAGATCTCATGCTTTGTTCCGATCATATGGATATAATCACAGCTTGTTTTTCCCTGGCGATTGATCTTTCCGGCAAAATTTTTCAGGGCACGGACAGACACCAGATCTTCCGTCTGGGCCTGGATGAGCAGCATTGGTGCCGTATATTTTTTCCATCCGTAGAGACGCAGATACCAGCTCATTTCCGCAGAAGCCCAGAGCCAGCCGTAGGATGGAGACCAGGTCTGGAGCTCCTTATGTTCTGCACGGAGATTTTTGTATCGCTCGTATCTTGGTTTTGATGTTGCGGAGCTTGTCTCAAAAGAACCGCTGCCATCGTAAGGCTTTCGGCCAGCTACATATTCCTCATCTTTTCCGAAAATGCATTTCTCCAGAGCTATGCCGGTGGCTGCCGGCCACGGAACATTATCTGTAAGAGGACGGATCATCGGAGAAGAAAGGATCACCTTGTGAAACCAATCCGGCTCCCAGGCTGCAGCAATACCACCGATGGCACCACCCATGGAATGTGCATACAGGTTAAGTGACAGATCCGGATGTGCTTTCTTTATGTAGCGGCATGCTTTCAGAAAATCACGGATATATCTTCTCCATGTATCGATGTGGACCAGAGACGGGTCTGCGGTAAGGCGATAGCTACGGCCATGACCGCAATGCTCCGGAATATATACATGATAGCCTTCCTTAAGAAAATAATAAGCCACTTCATCATATTTCACTGCTGATTCTGTGAATCCGTGGCTGATGACTACCACACCTTTAGGCATATCAATATCAGACAGATACTGCAGCATATGGATCTTACCTGTGATCCGTTTGCTTTCGTTACGAAACGGATAATCCGCACCTGGTACATAAAGTTCCCTTCTGTGTGACAGAAGATATGGCGTTACGATATTTTTCATGGTTTCTTCGTATTCATTTTCATGTATGATCTGCATATTGGTTAAAAACCTCCCTACTGTATTGCTTTTTTTCTCCCAAACTCTGCTTTCCAAAATCCTTCCATGTTGTTACAGCTGTTTTCTTACAGGATAACAGAATTCATTCCTTCAGGCAATCCTTTTTAGACCATTTTGCTCTTTAATTTCTGTTAAAAAATGCCCGAACATTTTGATATGTACCGGACATTTCTTCTATTATTTAATAGAATCTCACAATATCTTCCACATCTTTACGTTTCGGTCTTGCAGGCTCTTCGGCTGCTTTTCCGATGGCGATCACTGCCACTACCGTTTCTGTTTCCGGAATGGAAAGGATCTCACGGAGTTTGTCTCCGGCACGAAGTCCCATGATCAGGGTTCCATATCCAAGCTCCTTTGCCTTCAGGATAAGATTCTCGTTCTGAAGTCCCAGATCATAGCAACCCCAGCCGTTTCCGAGCTCATTATCCGGTGTTCCGTCTTTCTGAAATCCGGCATGGTTATGTACAAAGGTTGTAACGATCAGGGAGGCATTCTCTGCTTTTGCCTGGTTCATTTCCGGCAGACATTCTCTGCTGACCTTCTCCACCATCTCTTCGGACATTACACAATAATATCTTCCGGTCTGGGAATTTTTCCAGCTGGGTGCTTCCTGAGCTGCCCGGATCACTGCAAGAAGATCTTCTTTTGTGATCCTGCTCTCCGGGCTGTATTTACGGATGGTTCTTCTCTCTTCGATCAGTTTCTGAAATTCCATATTTTTCCTCCTTATCTGTCCGGTGCAGGATCTGCTTCCGGATCCTGCAGTTATTCCGGCACGGATTTATATGTTCACATTTTTTATGGAACTATTTTAACACAATGCCGTATTGAAATCAATTTCGGAGCTCCGGCATCGTTACTGTTCATTCTGCGACCGTTACTGTTCGCTCCGTTCTCAGTAACACACTTCAAAAAATATTGCCTGGGAACAATAACTGCAATACCACTTATGAAGATTTTTTTTGATTTACCACATAAATTCCCACACAGACAAGAAACAATGCGATGAGACTTCCCATATTAAATGCCTGACGTACCTCTCCCAGAACCAATGCAGACAGGATCACACTGAACAAAGGATTTACAAAGCCAAAGATCGCTACCCTGGATACATCGTTCCAGGCAAGCAGCACTGACCACAGTGTATAGGCCACCGCAGACACCATTGCCAGATAAAAGATAATCCCGATACCGGCAGCATTTACGCTTCCGAGATGTCCTCCCATCCCTTTTCCGATCAGGAACAGAATGATCCCGCCCATGGTAAACTGCGTTCCGCTGAGTACCACCGGAGATATCTTTCTGGAAAAAATATTGATCAGCACCGTGGACATTCCGTAAGAAAACTGCGCGATCAGAATAAATCCTTCTCCTGTAATCCTAAAACCTGCATCCAGAGAATTTCCCATAAGATTGATCACGACCACGCCTGCAAAACCCAGGATACAGCCAAGCATCTTTCGCCCGGTCATTTTTTCCTTGTGAAAAACAAGGCAGGACAGCAGGATCGCAATAAAATTCCCAAGACCTGTGATAATAGCGCCTTTTACACCGGAGGTATGTGCCACACCTATATAAAAGAAGAAATACTGACATACCGTCTGAGCCATACATACCGGCACCGCATATTTCAAAACAGTCCGATCGGGAAGCAGAACCTTGCGCTCACGCAAAGATGCAAAGATCAGTACAAGGATTCCTGCCAGTGCAAAACGCACTCCTGCAAAAACGATCTGACTTGCCGTATCTGCAGAATCCATCTGCATCAGACGGTATCCTGTCTTGATCAGCGGGATCGCACTCCCCCAGAGAAGACAGCAGACGCAGGCAAGCGCTGCCACCACCCAGGTTTTTTTTAATATTGTTTTTGTTTGTTCCATTTGTTTATTCTCTCTTTCTCAAAACTTCTTCCATCTGACTGATCACAGCTTTTATTTCATTTATTGCACTGATACTTACGTCCCGAAAATCAAGCTTTTTCCCCTTTCCGTATAATTCCGCCTCATAAGCGCTGGCTTTCTCTTCATCTTTGTCCTTGTATCGGGCTTTTCCGATCAGCCAGGCACTGGAATCCGCACAGTCCGGGTATTCCGTATTTCCCCGGATCAGAAAATCCTCTGAAGCTTCCGTCAATGCTGTTTTCAGTTTTTCTGCTTTATCCAGAAATTCTTCCGTTGTCTGCGGATAATGTTCTTTTATATAGAGGAGATTTTTATGAATACAGGTGGCACTTTTTTCCATTAGTTTCCGTTCTTCCGGATCTTTGAAATTATCATATTCCCCAGGACGGACTTCCCATCCGCGGATGGATTTGCTTAATTCCATCAGCCAGTACACATGACGGGAAATATCGTCCGGAAACATAAAATACGTAGAAAATTCATGATCGATCATAGGGGCAAGACTTATGATCACGCCATCTTTATCACAGAGAAATGCTATATTTTCATAATGATAATTCTGGTCTCCTTTCAGGACAGAGATCAGTACCTGCATGGCAAGCTGTTCCGCCATTTCCTGATGCTCCTGAAAAAAATCAGCCTCAAAAATATCTCTATAATCATAAAACATCTGGCAATAGTTTACATAATTATCTATATCCACCTTTTCATCCGGATATTTCCGAAAAAATTCCAGAAGATTCAAAAGGTTTTCCCCTTCTTTATATGCCATGGGTACTGTCGTTCCGTAGTCAAGATATTTTTCATTTGCTGCCTCATACCCTTCACAAATGGCCAGTTCATATCTGGGCGCAGGCATGAAATATTCATTAATGATCATTGACCAGAATACCTCTGCATAAGCATACAGTGGCGTGGAAAATGGTTTGGATTTCGTCAGTGGCTTGAAGATCATATTTCCCGGAAATATAGGGAAATGTTTTTCCCCGCTTACCACGCCTACAGCTTCAGCCTTAAGGTTTCCGATTCGATTTTTGTATTGATAGTGTCTGACTTTATAATACATAGCAGTCATATCGTATTGCCTTCCCCTTCAATGTATAAGACGGCTCCCGGCCGGCAAGACATTCACTTTTCAACGGACGCTTGACGATGATCTTATCCGGATTTGCTCTGATAGCTGCATCAAAAAGATCCTTTTCCCCGGAACACGGTGGTTCCAGCTTCTGGATCAATTGAAGTTTCTTGTTGATCAGGCTGGATTTCTGTCTTGCCGGAAACATGGGATCCAGATAGATCACGTCTACAGGATCAAGAAGCTTTGACATACCTTCTACACTGTTTCCCTCGATCACCTTCATACGACCGGCAATATCTTTCAGATCCATATTTTTCCTGGCACGGCGAATGGCATCTTTAAGAAGG from Blautia sp. SC05B48 encodes:
- a CDS encoding alpha/beta fold hydrolase, translated to MQIIHENEYEETMKNIVTPYLLSHRRELYVPGADYPFRNESKRITGKIHMLQYLSDIDMPKGVVVISHGFTESAVKYDEVAYYFLKEGYHVYIPEHCGHGRSYRLTADPSLVHIDTWRRYIRDFLKACRYIKKAHPDLSLNLYAHSMGGAIGGIAAAWEPDWFHKVILSSPMIRPLTDNVPWPAATGIALEKCIFGKDEEYVAGRKPYDGSGSFETSSATSKPRYERYKNLRAEHKELQTWSPSYGWLWASAEMSWYLRLYGWKKYTAPMLLIQAQTEDLVSVRALKNFAGKINRQGKTSCDYIHMIGTKHEIYGSRGKILEKYWGYIFTFLDDTENDIDHR
- a CDS encoding DMT family transporter; translation: MEQTKTILKKTWVVAALACVCCLLWGSAIPLIKTGYRLMQMDSADTASQIVFAGVRFALAGILVLIFASLRERKVLLPDRTVLKYAVPVCMAQTVCQYFFFYIGVAHTSGVKGAIITGLGNFIAILLSCLVFHKEKMTGRKMLGCILGFAGVVVINLMGNSLDAGFRITGEGFILIAQFSYGMSTVLINIFSRKISPVVLSGTQFTMGGIILFLIGKGMGGHLGSVNAAGIGIIFYLAMVSAVAYTLWSVLLAWNDVSRVAIFGFVNPLFSVILSALVLGEVRQAFNMGSLIALFLVCVGIYVVNQKKSS
- a CDS encoding nitroreductase family protein — its product is MEFQKLIEERRTIRKYSPESRITKEDLLAVIRAAQEAPSWKNSQTGRYYCVMSEEMVEKVSRECLPEMNQAKAENASLIVTTFVHNHAGFQKDGTPDNELGNGWGCYDLGLQNENLILKAKELGYGTLIMGLRAGDKLREILSIPETETVVAVIAIGKAAEEPARPKRKDVEDIVRFY
- a CDS encoding class I SAM-dependent methyltransferase; translated protein: MNDKIAVCLGKGGQRDMAEAFCRKTGAQLQDKPGDFLTVRFDSRGVSLSGFGLTYQGDFVETMLHRVTRGRLQHEMLVKAVKSDKEGRKAIDATAGMGEDAFLLAAQGYEVTLYEQNPVIAVLLKDAIRRARKNMDLKDIAGRMKVIEGNSVEGMSKLLDPVDVIYLDPMFPARQKSSLINKKLQLIQKLEPPCSGEKDLFDAAIRANPDKIIVKRPLKSECLAGREPSYTLKGKAIRYDCYVL